The window ATCAAGCTCCAGATCAAAGCCGGGCAGGCCAGCCCTGCTCCGCCTATCGGTCCCGCGCTGGGCCAGAAAGGCGTCAACATCATGGAGTTTTGCAAGCAGTTCAACGCAAAGACCCAGGACCGCATGGGCCTCGTGCTCCCGGTCGTGATCACGGTCTTTGCCGACAAGAGCTTCACCTTCATCATCAAGAGCCCCCCGGCGGCCGTTCTGCTGAAGCAGGCGGCGAAGATCCAGAAGGGGGCGGGCGACCCGCTGCGCGAGCGCGCTGGCAAGGTTACCTGGGACCAGTGCAAGGAGATCGCCCAGACCAAGATGGAGGACCTCAATGCGACCGACATCGACGCCGCCGCCCGCATGATCGCAGGCACCGCGCGCTCGATGGGCATCCGCGTCGAAGGCGTCCCGGCCTAGTGCCGACTCTGAACTCGAAGGATCGGGGACGTCGCGTCCCTGTGCTTTCTACCACAGCGGGAGCCGAGCCATCCTCGGCGCTTGCACCGCACAACCCTGAACGCAATGGCTAAGAAAGGCAAGCGCTACCGCCAGGCGCAGGAGCTGATCGCCGACGCCGGTGGCAGCATCTCGATCGCGGACGCCGCAGGCATCGTCAAGCAGATGGCCCGCGCCAAGTTCGACGAGTCCGTCGACATGGACATCCGTCTCGGCGTCGACCCGCGGCACGCCGAGCAGATGGTCCGCGGCTCGGTCGCGCTCCCCCATGGCACCGGCAAGACCGTCCGCGTGCTCGTGCTCACGCAGAACCAGCAGGCGGAAGCCCAGGAAGCAGGCGCTGACATGGTCGGCCTCGACGACTACGTCGAGAAGATCCAGAACGAAGGCTTCCTCGACTTCGACGTGCTCATCGCGAGCCCCGACGTGATGCCCAAGATCGGGCGCCTCGGTCGCGTGCTCGGGCCTCGCGGCCTCATGCCGAACCCCAAGAGCGGCACCGTCACGACCAACATCGCCGAGGCCGTCCAGGCTGTGAAGGCGGGTCGCATCGATTTCCGCGTCGACAAGTTTGGCAACGTGCACACGGCCATCGGCAAGGCGTCGTTCTCGGCCGAGCAGATTCAGGACAACGCCTCGGCGTTCCTGAAGGAGATCCTCCGCCTGCGCCCCGCCGCCGCCAAGGGTACCTATGTCAAGAGCATCACGCTCTCGACTACCATGGGCCCTGCCATCCCCGTCGACCGCAACGTCGCTGTCAGCGACGCGCGCTAACCCGCTCACCGTCTAACCGAACAGAATCATGGCTCTGACGAAACAGCAGAAGCAGGAGGCGGTCGCGGCGATTGCCGAACAACTCGGCGAAGTCAACACGGTCTACCTCACCGACCACGCCGGCCTTACCGTCGACGAAGTCAACCAGCTCCGCGCCTCGTTCCGCGAGGCGGGCGTCACCTACAAGGTGCTCAAGAACACGCTCGTCCGTCGCGCAATGGAGGACGCCGACGTCGACTACTCGGGCCTCTACGACGCTCTTCACGGCCCCACCGCCGTCGCCTTCACGACCGATCCCGCCAGCCCGGCGAAGGTGATCAAAAAGTTCCTCGACGGCAAGGAGAAGGAACTCCCGCGCTTCAAGGCCGCCTACGTCGACGGTGCCTTCTTCGCCGAAGGCCAGCTCGACACGCTCGCGGCGCTGAAGTCGAAGGACGAACTCATCGCCGACATCATCGGGCTACTCATGGCGCCGATCAACAACGTGGCCAGCGCACTCAACGCGCAGGGCGCGGGGCTGGCAAGCGTCATCCAGCAGATCTCCGAAAAGGAAGGCTAAACCGACTCGGCGCGACAGGGATCCGGAGAGTCCGCGCAAGCGCTCCCTGCCTCGCCCAGCGTCGTCCAGCGACGCACCACGACTCTCCACTTTGCATCCCCTTAATGGGCGGCGCAGCAGGCTCGGCAGATCGACTGCCGCACGGCCGCGCACAGACCGCCGCAGGAACCACACACTACCATGGCAGACGTAAAGGAACTGGCCGAATCCCTGGTCAACCTCACCATCAAAGAAGCGAACGAGCTCCTCGGCGTCCTCAAGGACGAATACGGCATCGAGCCTGCGGCTGCGGCTGCGGTTGTGGCTGGCCCGGCCGGCGACGGCGCGGCCGCTGAAGCCGAAGAGAAAACCGAGTTCGACGTGATGCTCAACAGCTTCGGCGGCAACAAGATCGCGGTCATCAAGGTCGTCCGCGCGGCGACGGGCCTCGGCCTCAAGGAAGCTAAGGACCTCGTCGAGAGCGCCCCGAGCGCGATCAAGGAAGCTGCGTCCAAGGACGAAGCCGAAGAGCTCAAGAGCAAGCTCGAAGAAGCCGGCGCCGACGTCGAGCTCAAGTGAGCTTGCGGTGGCCCTACGGGGCTGCCGATCTGACCGGAGCCGCATCGGCGGCGGGTACGCCCCGCGCTTGCCCGCCGTTGTATCGGCCCCGTGTTGCCGACCGACCGAACGGACGCCCAGTGTCCTGCCGGGGGTCGGCTTTCGCGGCTTTAACAGGCCGCACCTGTGGCTCTCACCGGGCCACTCTCCGCCCCGGCTTTTTTCGGGGCAAGGTCGGTGCTTCTAGGCACGGTCCTTTCGGCGCGAGGCGTAGCGCTCAAGTGGAACCCGCTGGGTGCCCTTGTGTTACACACCGCTGCCCAAAACATCGCACCCTCTCACGTCTCTACCCACGGGGTTTACGTTGAGCACTCAGAGCGTAGCCAAGTCCACGACCAACGGAACTGCAAACGGCGTGGCGACGGGCAACGTGGTGCCGGGCGAGGTCACCCGCATCTCGTTCTCCAGCATCGCGCCCGTCCTGGACTACCCAGACTTCCTGGACGTCCAACTCAAGTCCTTCGAGGAATTCCTGCAGGCGAACCTCGCGCCCGAAGAGCGCGACCCGTCGAGCGGCCTCGAATCGGTCTTCCACGAGCACTTCCCGATCACCGACACCCGCGAGCGCTACACGCTCGAGTTCCTGCACTACGAACTCGACGCGCCCAAGCACTCCATAGAGGAATGCCTCGCGCAAGGCCTCACCTTCGCCATCCCGCTCAAGGCCAAGCTGCGCCTGTCGAGCAAGGAAGACGAGGACGAGGATGAGCCCGAAGAGGCCATCCAGCAGGATGTCTACCTCGGCAACCTGCCGATGATGACCGAGAAGGGCACGTTCGTCGTGAACGGTGCCGAGCGCGTCGTCGTGAGCCAGCTGCACCGCTCGCCGGGCGTGTTTTTCGGCCAGAAGGTGCACCCGAATGGCACGATGCTCTACTCGGCGCGTGTGATCCCCTTCCGCGGCTCGTGGATCGAGTTCTCGACCGACGTGTCCGGCGTGATGTGGGCCTACATCGACCGCAAGAAGAAGCTGCCGGTCACCACGCTGCTCCGCGCGCTGGGCAACTCGACCAATGACGAGATCGTCAGCATGTTCGATCTCGCCGAGCGCTACGAGGTCGGCAAGAAGACTGCTTTCGTCAAGAGCGCCGTGGGCCGCGTGCTCGCCGTTGGCGTGACCGTCGAGCGCGTTGAGGAGATTGTGGACGAGGACACCGGCGAGGTGATCGAGACGCTGCGCGAGCGCGAGGTCGTCCTCCCGACCGACCACGAGCTCACCGAAGACGACTTCGGCATGCTCTCCGAGGCCAACGTCGAGCTGATCTTCCTCAAGAAGGAGGACGAGGACGAAGAGAACGCCCTCGACCGCACGAGCCTTCTCAACACGATCAAGAAGGACCCGACGCACTCGCAAGACGAGGCGCTGGAGTACCTCTACCAGACGCTGCGCGGCACCGAAGCACCGGACGTGGACACGGCGCGAAACATGCTGGAGCGCCTCTTTTTCTCGGAGAAACGCTACGACCTTGGCGA of the Bacteroidota bacterium genome contains:
- the rplK gene encoding 50S ribosomal protein L11 gives rise to the protein MAKKIDGYIKLQIKAGQASPAPPIGPALGQKGVNIMEFCKQFNAKTQDRMGLVLPVVITVFADKSFTFIIKSPPAAVLLKQAAKIQKGAGDPLRERAGKVTWDQCKEIAQTKMEDLNATDIDAAARMIAGTARSMGIRVEGVPA
- the rplA gene encoding 50S ribosomal protein L1 produces the protein MAKKGKRYRQAQELIADAGGSISIADAAGIVKQMARAKFDESVDMDIRLGVDPRHAEQMVRGSVALPHGTGKTVRVLVLTQNQQAEAQEAGADMVGLDDYVEKIQNEGFLDFDVLIASPDVMPKIGRLGRVLGPRGLMPNPKSGTVTTNIAEAVQAVKAGRIDFRVDKFGNVHTAIGKASFSAEQIQDNASAFLKEILRLRPAAAKGTYVKSITLSTTMGPAIPVDRNVAVSDAR
- the rplJ gene encoding 50S ribosomal protein L10, which encodes MALTKQQKQEAVAAIAEQLGEVNTVYLTDHAGLTVDEVNQLRASFREAGVTYKVLKNTLVRRAMEDADVDYSGLYDALHGPTAVAFTTDPASPAKVIKKFLDGKEKELPRFKAAYVDGAFFAEGQLDTLAALKSKDELIADIIGLLMAPINNVASALNAQGAGLASVIQQISEKEG
- the rplL gene encoding 50S ribosomal protein L7/L12, translating into MADVKELAESLVNLTIKEANELLGVLKDEYGIEPAAAAAVVAGPAGDGAAAEAEEKTEFDVMLNSFGGNKIAVIKVVRAATGLGLKEAKDLVESAPSAIKEAASKDEAEELKSKLEEAGADVELK